A single window of Hyla sarda isolate aHylSar1 chromosome 2, aHylSar1.hap1, whole genome shotgun sequence DNA harbors:
- the LOC130358195 gene encoding olfactory receptor 6P1-like — MANRSGDFFFELTGFPGIPPQFDILVSFMMFILYMATLFSNGSVMVLITMKEKLHEPLYIMIANLAFSNLFYDTVTLPKFIAKYWIDGGRISLLACIIQVYFVHMLPGIDAFILMLMAFDRYVAICKPLRYSSIVTHRVSLAACGMMWLIIALCALMNLLILKHSFCGPNKIVSFFCNSSTLILLACDENNSTRATLLTTGLVLLFLPLTFIILSYAIILSIITLNHSKGWRKALSTCTTHWIVMALFYVPRVFVYIANYARLILSPDLSVFLIFLYSYLPHLANPLIYCLRTEEIKRTINNIFKSKLGT; from the coding sequence ATGGCCAATCGCTCTGGTGATTTTTTCTTTGAGCTCACCGGTTTTCCGGGAATTCCTCCGCAGTTTGACATTCTAGTTTCCTTCATGATGTTCATTTTGTATATGGCAACCTTGTTCTCGAATGGATCTGTAATGGTCTTGATCACCATGAAAGAGAAACTGCACGAgcctctgtatataatgatcgCCAACCTGGCTTTCTCCAACCTCTTCTATGACACCGTGACCTTACCAAAATTTATCGCCAAGTACTGGATCGACGGTGGAAGGATATCTCTCCTTGCATGCATCATTCAGGTGTATTTCGTCCACATGTTGCCTGGAATAGATGCCTTTATACTCATGTTGATGGCTTTTGATCGCTACGTTGCTATTTGCAAACCATTGAGGTACTCGTCCATCGTCACCCACAGAGTCTCTCTGGCCGCCTGCGGGATGATGTGGCTTATCATTGCCCTGTGTGCACTCATGAACCTGCTCATTTTAAAGCATTCTTTCTGTGGTCCAAATAAGATTGTTAGCTTCTTCTGCAACAGCTCAACCCTAATACTTTTGGCCTGTGATGAAAATAATTCCACTCGGGCAACCCTTTTGACCACTGGTTTGGTTCTTCTTTTCTTGCCTTTGACTTTCATCATATTGTCCTATGCCATCATCCTGTCGATCATCACACTAAACCATTCTAAGGGTTGGAGGAAGGCTCTGTCTACTTGTACAACACACTGGATTGTCATGGCCTTGTTCTATGTCCCTCGGGTATTTGTGTATATAGCCAATTACGCCAGACTGATCCTTTCTCCAGATCTCAGTGTCTTCCTTATCTTTCTGTACTCGTATTTGCCACATTTAGCCAACCCTCTAATATACTGTCTGAGGACTGAGGAGATCAAAAGGACAATCAACAACATATTTAAAAGTAAATTAGGAACTTAG